A window of Infirmifilum lucidum contains these coding sequences:
- a CDS encoding Rossmann-fold NAD(P)-binding domain-containing protein (catalyzes the formation of L-proline from L-ornithine), which produces MASGDRPRVETLLLDEVDVAGLVKRVGLEEFLRLMMHRLEEGFALFARGEIRVPARHEFYFEKGSVESMPAADSRFFAVKVVNTHPLNPREYGLSTIMALGVLVDGETGLPLMLAESTILTALRTAAATALATKYLARRDSEALGVIGTGAQSLPHLHALSLVVKPSAVYAYDVDSEALRDFASTASRISFDVSPAGPEVVASRADVLTTLTCKPAGTPPVVYNSWVRDGAHMNAVGSDSPGKVELEKALVERAKLVVDFPDQALREGEAQQVPREKVYAHLGEIVLGLKPGRTSQSEVTLFDSVGFAMEDLVAYKLVYELALREGVGRTVKIVATPARPKNIYASYFL; this is translated from the coding sequence TTGGCCTCTGGGGACAGGCCGCGCGTCGAGACGCTCCTGCTAGACGAGGTAGACGTCGCCGGCCTGGTCAAGCGCGTGGGCCTCGAGGAGTTCCTGAGGCTCATGATGCACAGGCTTGAAGAGGGGTTCGCGCTGTTCGCTAGGGGCGAGATAAGGGTTCCCGCGAGGCACGAGTTCTACTTCGAGAAGGGCTCCGTCGAGTCCATGCCCGCCGCAGACTCCAGGTTCTTCGCGGTGAAGGTCGTCAACACACACCCGCTCAACCCGCGGGAGTACGGGCTGTCGACCATAATGGCCCTGGGCGTCCTCGTAGACGGCGAGACGGGGCTACCGCTAATGCTCGCAGAGTCGACTATACTCACGGCCCTCCGCACCGCCGCGGCGACGGCCCTCGCGACGAAGTACCTCGCGAGGAGGGACAGCGAGGCCCTAGGCGTCATAGGGACAGGCGCCCAGTCTCTCCCCCACCTCCACGCCCTCTCCCTGGTCGTGAAGCCCTCCGCAGTCTACGCCTACGACGTGGACAGCGAGGCCCTAAGGGACTTCGCCTCCACCGCGTCTAGGATAAGCTTCGACGTCTCCCCGGCGGGTCCGGAGGTCGTGGCTTCTAGGGCGGACGTCCTCACGACGCTGACCTGCAAGCCCGCGGGGACGCCTCCCGTAGTGTACAACTCGTGGGTGCGGGACGGGGCGCACATGAACGCTGTCGGCTCCGACTCCCCGGGCAAGGTGGAGCTCGAGAAAGCCCTCGTGGAGAGGGCTAAGCTCGTAGTAGACTTCCCAGACCAGGCGCTCCGCGAGGGCGAGGCCCAGCAAGTGCCGAGGGAGAAAGTCTACGCGCACCTCGGCGAGATAGTCCTGGGGCTGAAGCCCGGCAGGACAAGCCAGTCGGAGGTCACGCTATTCGACTCTGTGGGCTTCGCGATGGAAGACCTCGTGGCCTACAAGCTCGTGTACGAGCTGGCGCTAAGAGAGGGCGTGGGGAGAACTGTGAAGATCGTGGCAACGCCGGCGAGGCCGAAGAACATCTACGCATCGTACTTCCTGTAG
- a CDS encoding SPFH domain-containing protein, with protein sequence MGEEWIKVKARSKPRVPPLALLVAALLATGVAVLVLAASTVTLGVSEVAVVVDPLFGTVSRPILGPAVFLKAPWAYVVKDSTAVETIEFAQAEAAVKQWVHVPPTVLTRDGVSVTVEVVVRYQVEPSTFDQLVRDFPNVDYDDRLMVPLMRQIIRDEISKVSLDELITNRDVISRRIQTAYLEAVSREGKLAGRVKVLEVNILNFILPPEIASAINQKIAAQQQAIRAMYERQRIEELARANYTKRVLEAEAQANATLTVAQAEAKSLLLKANATRAALHYVVSQYNDTELARIYLYMLGLQEVARAGATVIVTVPGAQATPIIVQPGQKKP encoded by the coding sequence ATGGGGGAGGAGTGGATTAAGGTTAAGGCACGTAGCAAGCCCCGCGTGCCTCCTTTGGCGCTACTCGTAGCGGCCCTACTCGCTACGGGCGTGGCAGTGCTGGTGCTCGCGGCCTCGACCGTGACGCTCGGCGTCAGCGAGGTGGCTGTAGTCGTCGACCCGCTCTTCGGCACGGTCTCCAGGCCCATCCTGGGCCCCGCAGTCTTCCTGAAGGCCCCCTGGGCGTACGTCGTCAAGGACTCGACGGCAGTCGAGACCATAGAGTTCGCGCAGGCTGAGGCCGCCGTCAAGCAGTGGGTGCACGTCCCGCCGACAGTGCTGACGCGCGACGGCGTTAGCGTCACAGTCGAGGTCGTCGTGAGGTACCAGGTGGAGCCCTCGACGTTCGACCAGCTCGTACGCGACTTCCCCAACGTCGACTACGACGACAGGCTCATGGTGCCCCTCATGAGGCAGATAATCAGGGACGAGATATCTAAGGTCAGCCTGGACGAGCTCATAACGAACCGGGACGTTATATCCAGGAGGATACAGACAGCCTACCTGGAGGCAGTGAGCAGGGAGGGCAAGCTCGCGGGGCGCGTGAAGGTCCTGGAGGTGAACATCCTGAACTTCATCCTCCCGCCCGAGATAGCCTCCGCGATAAACCAGAAAATAGCAGCCCAGCAGCAGGCGATAAGGGCGATGTACGAGAGGCAGAGGATAGAGGAGCTCGCCAGAGCGAACTACACGAAGAGAGTCCTGGAGGCCGAGGCCCAGGCCAACGCCACGCTCACGGTAGCGCAGGCCGAGGCCAAGAGCCTCCTCCTCAAGGCCAACGCCACCCGCGCGGCGCTCCACTACGTAGTCTCGCAGTACAACGACACGGAACTCGCGAGGATATACCTCTACATGCTGGGCCTACAGGAGGTCGCGAGAGCGGGGGCGACCGTGATAGTGACAGTACCCGGAGCACAGGCCACGCCCATAATAGTACAGCCCGGGCAGAAGAAGCCCTAG
- a CDS encoding metal-dependent hydrolase → MMARGHVGLALALYSLFLALYPGRLSDMYVFILMMVYVGFATLPDIDIRLLVKHRGVTHSLVGAVLSGLFGLAITYPAYPNRLDYALVSFAGGFAATLTHMLGDVFTYSKFKPLYPLSHKEVALGLFASSDPRVNNILARAGLSAFTVAFMHKAMVDTGVYENIPLGAALLWAVTLGAVGAVLSGQSPRAVSSRLLKAVELAPNPPTARRARSADDYFKRVDDYYRSIERSLNNYYRSVERSLSDYYRSFESSFSGSTGGRKRRKRK, encoded by the coding sequence ATGATGGCGAGGGGCCACGTCGGGCTGGCTCTTGCGCTGTACTCCCTTTTCCTGGCCCTCTACCCCGGCAGGCTCTCCGACATGTACGTCTTCATCTTAATGATGGTGTACGTCGGCTTTGCCACGCTGCCGGACATCGACATAAGGCTGCTGGTAAAGCACAGGGGGGTCACGCACAGCCTGGTCGGCGCCGTGCTCTCGGGGCTCTTCGGCTTGGCGATAACGTACCCGGCTTACCCGAACCGCCTGGACTACGCGCTGGTCAGCTTCGCCGGGGGCTTCGCGGCGACGCTCACGCACATGCTCGGCGACGTGTTCACCTACAGCAAGTTCAAGCCGCTCTACCCGCTCTCCCACAAGGAGGTCGCCCTCGGGCTGTTCGCGTCATCCGACCCGAGGGTGAACAACATCCTCGCGAGGGCCGGGCTCTCGGCGTTCACTGTAGCGTTCATGCACAAGGCAATGGTCGACACCGGGGTGTACGAGAACATACCTCTAGGCGCAGCGTTGCTGTGGGCAGTAACGCTGGGTGCTGTAGGCGCAGTACTCTCCGGTCAGTCCCCCAGGGCTGTGTCCAGCAGGCTCTTGAAGGCAGTGGAGCTTGCGCCCAACCCCCCGACTGCCAGGCGCGCCCGGTCAGCAGACGACTACTTCAAGAGAGTGGACGACTACTACAGGAGCATTGAGAGGTCGTTGAACAACTACTATAGGAGTGTCGAGAGGTCGTTGAGCGATTACTATAGGAGCTTCGAGAGCTCGTTTAGCGGCTCTACAGGGGGCAGGAAGAGGAGGAAGAGAAAATAG
- a CDS encoding acylphosphatase → MGSGGQGNVRAHVYVSGFVQGVGFRYSMLRVARAAGVRGWVRNLRDGRVEAVLEGPEDAVMRVIEWARRGPPGAWVERVEVVWEPYRGEFEGFEVVY, encoded by the coding sequence ATGGGCTCGGGCGGGCAGGGGAACGTGAGAGCCCACGTCTACGTCTCGGGCTTCGTGCAGGGCGTGGGCTTCCGCTACTCGATGCTGAGGGTGGCGAGGGCCGCGGGCGTGAGGGGCTGGGTCAGGAACCTCAGGGACGGGAGGGTTGAGGCAGTGCTGGAGGGCCCCGAGGACGCCGTCATGAGGGTCATCGAGTGGGCCCGCAGGGGCCCTCCGGGGGCCTGGGTTGAGAGAGTCGAGGTCGTCTGGGAGCCCTACAGGGGCGAGTTCGAGGGCTTCGAGGTAGTGTACTAG
- a CDS encoding ATP-binding protein produces the protein MVIEIARRECSWLRATEGWLLVYGRRKTGKTWLLRRCLDWDMYVTVTRGGECIVESSGGVDTLPLADCLKAVTARVRGEEALAVLDEFQRLPEKYWDLVAVAYQEAKGRLVLCGSSLGVSRKVFDSRSPLLGLLAPLPVRVASMSDTVASLSRHMGPRDAVLWAVVARDPWLIPHLDFSRKPWEDLALKAEPLSMAAGGLVGEVFMEEERSLTRAYEATLRALASGEWRLSAVSQRLYSAGLVSSPAPSTVTGLLGVLEGMGLVEGIRLWRTRGAKSYYRLASPAVSLLLYADEKYLSAGLQPRPEDLKARFALEAQFAVGEVLAEYKGLRQAYTVTPEGDLDVVLLDASGAPAIAYEVKVGAVTEAEARRGAELARKLGVPKFGAVSLTERPEAAWLDEAYGPEDLVEASRRASEKALRAGNL, from the coding sequence TATACGGCAGGCGCAAGACCGGGAAGACGTGGCTATTGAGGAGGTGCCTCGACTGGGACATGTACGTTACTGTGACGAGGGGAGGTGAGTGCATAGTTGAGAGTAGCGGGGGCGTGGACACTCTACCTCTAGCAGACTGCCTGAAGGCCGTCACCGCAAGGGTGAGAGGCGAGGAGGCTCTAGCCGTGCTGGACGAGTTCCAGAGGCTCCCGGAGAAGTACTGGGATCTAGTGGCAGTCGCCTACCAGGAGGCCAAAGGCAGGCTCGTGCTCTGCGGCTCGAGCCTCGGGGTCTCGAGAAAGGTGTTCGACTCCCGGAGCCCCCTCCTGGGCCTCCTCGCGCCCCTCCCCGTCAGAGTGGCCAGCATGTCCGACACTGTAGCCTCGCTCTCGAGGCACATGGGCCCGCGCGACGCTGTCCTGTGGGCCGTCGTCGCCAGGGATCCGTGGCTCATCCCGCACTTGGACTTCTCGAGGAAGCCCTGGGAAGACCTGGCCCTCAAGGCCGAGCCCCTCTCGATGGCCGCCGGGGGGCTCGTAGGCGAGGTGTTCATGGAGGAGGAGAGGAGCCTCACTAGGGCCTACGAGGCCACGCTCAGAGCGCTAGCGTCCGGCGAGTGGAGGCTCAGCGCCGTATCGCAGAGACTCTACAGCGCGGGCCTAGTTTCGAGCCCCGCGCCTAGCACTGTCACAGGCCTGCTGGGAGTCCTTGAGGGCATGGGGCTCGTCGAGGGAATCAGGCTCTGGAGGACGCGGGGCGCGAAGAGCTACTACAGGCTCGCAAGCCCCGCTGTCTCGCTCCTACTCTACGCGGACGAGAAGTACCTCTCCGCCGGGCTACAGCCACGGCCAGAAGACCTGAAGGCCAGGTTCGCGTTGGAGGCGCAGTTCGCGGTAGGCGAGGTACTAGCCGAGTACAAGGGGCTCAGGCAGGCGTACACCGTGACCCCGGAGGGAGACCTGGACGTAGTCCTCCTCGACGCTTCCGGGGCGCCAGCCATAGCCTACGAAGTGAAAGTCGGAGCAGTGACGGAGGCCGAGGCGAGGAGGGGCGCAGAGCTGGCCAGGAAGCTAGGCGTGCCGAAGTTCGGGGCCGTCAGCCTAACCGAGAGGCCGGAGGCGGCGTGGCTCGACGAGGCGTACGGGCCCGAAGACCTAGTCGAGGCCTCGAGGAGGGCGAGCGAGAAAGCCCTGAGAGCAGGCAACCTCTAG
- a CDS encoding AbrB/MazE/SpoVT family DNA-binding domain-containing protein, with product MGRRSYVKLSSKGQIVIPAEIRRELGLTAGDRIIVERVGDAILLRPVVRLSKLMGVDRIEGASEEVERMRAEWDREFEGRA from the coding sequence GTGGGCAGGAGGAGCTACGTAAAGCTATCCTCAAAGGGGCAGATAGTCATCCCCGCGGAGATTAGGAGGGAGCTCGGCTTGACGGCCGGCGATAGGATTATCGTGGAGAGGGTGGGAGACGCGATACTCCTGCGGCCCGTCGTCAGGCTCTCGAAGCTGATGGGGGTCGACAGAATAGAGGGGGCGTCCGAGGAAGTCGAGAGGATGCGGGCGGAGTGGGACAGGGAGTTTGAGGGGCGCGCATGA
- a CDS encoding PIN domain-containing protein, translating to MKYLFDTKALVAFFNGEEGCERVRELLRDVEGGAAEGYVSAVTLTELYYLYARRAGAGVARRRVEQVLLSDLKVIPVDEHVALKAGEFKSRSVPIADALIAASASIVGARVVTDDEHFEKLGVEVEKFR from the coding sequence ATGAAGTACCTCTTCGACACAAAGGCTCTCGTAGCTTTCTTCAACGGGGAGGAGGGGTGTGAGCGCGTCAGGGAGTTGCTGAGGGACGTGGAGGGCGGCGCCGCGGAGGGCTATGTGAGCGCAGTCACCCTGACGGAGCTGTACTACCTCTACGCGAGGAGGGCCGGGGCTGGCGTCGCCAGGAGGAGAGTAGAGCAAGTCCTCCTCTCGGACTTGAAGGTCATCCCGGTGGACGAGCACGTCGCCCTGAAAGCTGGGGAGTTCAAGTCCAGGTCTGTTCCGATCGCAGACGCCTTAATAGCGGCAAGCGCCTCTATCGTGGGTGCTAGGGTCGTGACGGACGACGAGCACTTCGAGAAGCTAGGCGTCGAGGTGGAGAAATTTAGGTAA